The Anolis carolinensis isolate JA03-04 chromosome 2, rAnoCar3.1.pri, whole genome shotgun sequence genome contains the following window.
gtgtgcccaggagggggtCTCttattcggtatcagccatggcatgaggttccaggttttagcctgccatttttggactctcgcttgctgaggtgttccttcgAGTATATCTGTAGatattagaaaactatttcttgatttaaggtgttggtgtgttggctgatatccgaacaggggataggccggagatgtcactgccttggtcctttcattattggctgctactaaGGTGGCTAATATAACCATAAAGAAAATGTCTCTGTTTACACTTATTTCACGCTTGTAGAAGAACAATAATTTTTGAATTCAGTATGTAACTTAATTTTATATCAAAGATATCTATGGCACCTAAATCTTAAATTATTTCCACAAGTCTCATGCCTCTAAGCAATATCCATTCCTTCAGCCATACAAAACAACAAGCCTTATAATTCACCTTGTCATTGGGAGCTCTTCAATTGCCCACTGGCATTATGACAGCCTCAGTCTTTCTTAATATCAAGTCTCTTCTAAGAAAGAAATGGTCAGAAATTATGTTAACATATTTGCTTACAAATTGAGTAGTTTACAAAAGTCTATTGGCACTCTTAAAAAGGTCTGATTATTGAGTATTTCTATGTTCAGTTTGTTTCAGGAGCCAATGAATTCCATCCAACAGTCCAGCTAAGGAGGCAGCTTCAGTGTCCTGAATCTGTAAAACCCAAGAGAGAAGCAGATGTTGAACTTCTTACACAAAACCAAAAGGTCTTTCTTCcaaaagaaagcaaagctgtATAAGACATTGCAAGACTGACATATATGTGCATATCTTTTACAGGATGGTAGTGGAAATATgacagccagtgtggtgtagtggtctgagtgttagacacaactctggagaccaggatttgattccaCACTCGTCTATGGAAACTCACTTGGTGATCTTAGGCGAATCACATAAATTCACcccagaaagccctgtgataggttcactttaaggTTGTCATATGTTGGAAACAAGTTTAAAGAACACAACAAAAAAGTGGAAATATATCTGAATGGTGGTGGGAAAACAGAGTGACAAGGGCCATAATGGAAAAAAtgacagaagcattttctcctgacattttgcccacatctatggcaggcatcctcagaggttgtgaggtctgttggaaactaggcaagtggggtttatatatctgtggggtgTCTAGGGTAATAGAAAGAACACTTATCTGTttcaggcaaatgtgaatgttgcaattggccaatttGATGTGCattgaagagccttgcagcttcaaagcctggctgcttcctgcctggaggaatcctttgttgggaggagttacctggccctgactgtttcctgtctggaatttctgttgttgtttttttagtgttgttctggtttattgtcctgattttagagctttttaaaatcaattgtttaCTTCAAGATAGAAAAGGTACAACATGTAGATACCATAAACCTTATTAAGTGGAATCACAGTTCCCGGAGATTTCCAAAGTAATCTGCCTCACAGTGTGGATGTGGGCCTTTTTTACCTTCCTATGTATCTCCAGCATCTAGTACTGAattttttatttcaatatttccTTCCAGCTTTATgccaattttcctcctcattgtgGTGAACAAAGTGAAGAGTCATCTCCACTGATGGCCCTGCCCCTACCTATGTTTACCTTTGGCCCATCTTCACTGATGGAACACAGATCCCAACAGGGAAAAGGCTCCACGCTCTCAGCACAAAGGTCTGGGAAGTTAATGCAGAGAAATACTTCCTGAACTTACTACAGCCATTCAGTTTCATGATGTAGACAGATCAAAGAAGATACTTTGGAATAGAGATAATGAGATTAAACAAAAAGTACCAGCCAAGGTTGACCAAGCAGGTTTAGTTGAAGCTGATGTGCTACATAAACACATGGGATCCTTTTCATCTCAGCATCAGAAATGCAGGACAAAACCaagagaggtctgttggaaggtcCAAGGGCTGGATCAAGCATTGCCATAATTTGAGCAAATTCAGTTGGACGATTGTGTTCTGCAAAAACAGAAAGCTTTGTTTCAACATTATCCACTAGCTAAAGTGATGGTGAGAATCACATGACCCTCTACATCTTGTTATATTGCAGTGCACAGCATTCCTCCTCATTGGCTGTACTGGCCAGGGCTGGTGGAATGCGCAGTCCACCAATATTCAGAAAAGAGACCAAAGTGATTAAAGGTCTAGAAGCGAAGCTCCATGAAGAGCTTGGAGAGGATTGGGAGGCATGATatccatgcttaaatatttgaaagaatgctatgttgaggagggagtaagcttgttttctgctgtcctggagacttggacacgaagcaatggattcaaattgcaggggaaatgattccatctaaacacaagaaaaacttcctgatgattagagctgttcaacagttggAAGTGCTGCCTCAGACTGTGGtgaagcctccttctctggaggtttttaaacagactggTTGACCATCTGCcaggactgctttgattgtgtgtttctgcatggcaggaggttggactggatgacccttgtggtctcttccaacactatgaatTGAAAAGTCATTTGGTTCATATTTTTGAGTGACCTCCTAAAACACCCCCTAGAAAATGTCAGCATTATTCAAGAGTCCTTACTTTTATGCACCTCAGCATCTGCAACATAGATGAATCCATCAATGAGTCCACACATATTTTTAACGTGATCAATCAGAGTGTACTGTGTTGTGCCATCAGGGTTGTTCTCCGCATGAAATATTTTGTTGATGGGAGTGCTGTCCTCTTCTTTCGGTCTGCGTCTTTCCTTGCTGGTAAAATGAAAAAACAATTTCTTCAGATACTATGCAAGGCAGGCAAAAACAGAGAAGCAATTTTGAATTGTGCTACAATCCCCAATCTCTGCTAAATATATGAAATGAGTCATGTAGTAATTTGGATTGTGGTCCGAGACTTACCTGAAAGATGTTATTACAGATAAAATAAAGTAGTGTTTACTTTCCCTTGCAAaagacaacaataaaaaatattgaacATTTCAAACTTTTCACACAAAAGGGGGAAATAGAAGAGTCGggtaaaaatgaagaaaagggaTGGTAGAGTTAGTGGAGTTGTTGTTAGTAGATTAAATCATTACAAAATGTACCTGATTCTTGAATACAAGGTCAGAATGTTGAATTTCTGGTTGTTCAGATGAAATGTGACTCCTGAGCCTATCCCTGTTTGAGACCagtggaaaagaaaggaaaagaagactTTTGATGATGGTTTTGAAACATCTATGGAGCTCATTAATGGAATGCATGTAGTGCCTAATTAGTAACACCTCTTAATAACTGAAGGcatagttttgtttggaagcccgAGTTCTCAGATACAGGACTCTAGGATCACATACTTCAAAAACAAGGGTTTTATTGACATTTGTAGGTTAAACTTTTGCAGatatgattattcatggatttgattaatatattctctctaggaatctctaggtactcCAGGGTGATCTTATGGTCAGTATTTGGAAGAAGTTGAGCATAGAGTCATCCTGGAGtacctagagatttctacagagcagtgcttctcaacctaggggtcgggaccccggggggggggggcttgcaagAGGTTGTCAGAGGGGtcgtcaaagaccatcagaaaacacatatttccataacaagtttggttcagatccatcagttGGGTACACATTTCTCTGttaatgtgggtgaactataactcccaacctttgaggtcagtcccctcgaaaccccaccagtattcaaagttaggCATGTTGGGTAcatgtggcaagtttactagttccattACCAGTATGGTACAGGGTGTTCTCTGAGTGttaatgaactacaactccaagaattcaGTAACATCCCTCACCAATTCGatcagtattcaatgttggccttGTTGGcagcatgccaagtttggtgcagatccattgtgggctgggttcagagtgctctttgattgtaggtgaactataaatcctagcaactacaactcccaaatgacaaaatcaacccccccccaaccccaccagtattcaaatttgggcatatcaggtatttgtgccaaatttgatccagagaatgaaaatacatcctgcctatcagatatttacattgtgattcataacagtagcaaaattacagttatgaattaCCAACGAAGATAATttgatggttgggggtcaccacaacatgaggaactgcataagggggtcacggcattaggaaggttgagaaccactgttatagagatgttctctcaggttaaaaaaaacagtgtattttttaaaaattgtgttttcCCCTTACCTTTGCAggggttctgtgcccctaacccttGTGAAAGTAGAGGACCTACTGTACTATAGTTCCTTGCCTATGTTCTAACCTTCCAGGACACACAATAGAAAACATGGGGTAGATAACTCACAGCAAGTCCAGGACAATCCAAAATTGATGCCCCTTTTAAGGAATGGGTCTGGTGCAAACATCACATCTCTGTCCATTAAAAAGCAACCCCCCATATACTGCAACAGAATAATTTATTACCATGTATTTGTCTTGAAGGAATACCAGCCAGTGGCAAAATTTCTGGCGTCCCCATCATTTTGTGCATCAAAGATTCACTCAGGTCTTCCAAACCAGGGCCAAACATAGCAAAGCGAGGCTCCGCCTGTGTAATCAATGACTGAAAAAAGGAAGCCATGGCTCCATATGTGGGCTGCCTGGATCTCAGAGACTGTTTGCAACAAGAATAGCACTTTTTATACCTGtgtaaaacaacaagaacaacaaggtGGACTGCAAAATAATATAGGTATGTTGTGCATTTTCTAACAATGTCTATTACACTAAAGGGCTTCATAACAGCAAGGAAAAGTATAAAGCTTAAGCTGAGCAAGCATGGAGTATCAGTCAGGATTAGAGAACAGTGGCAATTCAAATACAAGCTGCCCTGGGATATGAGAGAAAATGTGAGATATAAATATACTATACACAGGGTCTGTGTGTGTGTCCTTAAGAGACAAGTCTTAGAAAGCCGACACGCTTTTCCCATTAGAAACTGCACAGTGCGTACGGTGGTTTATCTTACAAGGGGGGgtgtcttttgttttgttttgtcatgAATGGCAGCAAATGTGAGCATGTAGTGTTGAGACTCCCATTGTAATAAATTCTAATCAACATAGGATAATGGGAAATGCAGTCCAATATCTGGTGGATGACATACTCTCCTTTCCTAGTACAGAAAATGTTCAGATTTGAATTGACTTAAACACTCATATTCCTTTCTATGCTAAAACAgatattaatgttatttttactgtttcaATATATCAACGGTATTGTCATGATTATGTCTGTTTAAAGTAGGACAGAAACATGTAAAACAAAACACATGACTACCAAGGCAAGAGCATGGAACAGAATGAAATTGTTAGGTATATTAGAGAATGTTCTACAAGGAAGCTGTGAAGATGGGTGcacttgttgcatgccttcaagtcaattccaagTAATTGAAACCTatcaaggggttttcttggcaagatttgttcaatgaGTTTGCTTTTACCTTCTTCAGAAGCTTATCTAAAATCAGCcaatggtttccatggctgagcggggatCCGAACTTTGATTTTCGGAATCCAACTATAATGTCGAAAAACTAAATTATGCTGGTTgtcattaatattatattatcagacatggcattgaacaatggcaggaaatgtggtgtcaaactacaataattctgcagtgtagatgcaccagtaCTCAGCTTTTGACCTCCTAGAACTTTAGCACAAGCAAGCTGAGCTTTAAATTCTGCCAGAATCAAACAGTGTTGGCATAAAATATGAATTAACACATTCAGCTGGCCTGTTGTGGTTGTCCCTAGTTAATGCCATTTTGACAATGGCTTACATCTCACCCATAGCTTGTAGTGTTTTGCCGAACACTGTCATTTGCACCATGCTACAAATCCTGTTAACTGTAAAATTATGTGCCCACTGCCCAGGGCCACTCCATGTAATGATATGGCTACAGCGGCAGTCCCTGAGAGCATCCTGGTAAACAACAATCTATCCCTGTTTACATTCTATGCTGGTCACATAGACATCAGATAAGAATTACCACATGTGCATTAGAAGTTATTCATGCACACTGTGTCTTTTTCATGTAGCTCTGAAGTCCTATATAATGCTAATGATcacaataaattttatttatctcAGCCAGTGCTGTGAGTAAGTCAGGGACTGAAGGCATATACTGGTTCCTTGGtggatcctttggccaaagttatgttttgttgtttgtttcatttcctgctcagtttcagggctcttCTCAACCTCATGTCCCAGTTGGGAGGACACAACAGGTCTGTCATTTCACTCCTAACCAACAACTTTCCCAAATAAAGTTCCTTGTGGGTTGCCTACAAATTATGAAACTGGGAATAACCAAGCTCTACACTAGTTCACCAGCCATCCTGAAGTGAGTCAAGTTCCTTGATTTTTTCATTGTTCCTAGGTTTTCATACATCTATCGATGTATCATATGCTAGGGAAGATTTTGAAACCAATGTTTTGCACAAAACTGTAAGAGGCCTATAGCACAATCCTATACATGTCAGGAATAAGTCCCGATGGAACAGAGGCTgtatctacacagccatataattcagattatcaaagcagataatccagattatctactttaaactggattatataggagCCCCCGTTGGcccaatgtgttaaagcgctgagctgctgaacttgcagaccgaaaggtcccaggttcaaatcgggggaggggagtgagcacccgctgttagctccagcttctgccaacctagcagttcaaaaacatgcaaatgtaagtagatctataggtaccgctccggcgggaaggtaatggcgttccatgaagtcatgccagccacatgaccttggaggtatctatggacaaggccggctcttcggcttagaaatggagatgagccccaacccccagagttggacacaactggacttaatttcaggggaaacctttacat
Protein-coding sequences here:
- the fbxo4 gene encoding F-box only protein 4 isoform X1, with product MASDWRRIETALRGSLRLFFRDKWAQRGNRKEASEADQEEGGQEAQQPSALEALPIDVQLYIMSFLTPKDLSYLGSTSCYWRLAVQDPLLWRHFLIRDVPSWPAMDWKSLPEAKIFDRSLPAFHNDASYDYMAAYKKCYSCCKQSLRSRQPTYGAMASFFQSLITQAEPRFAMFGPGLEDLSESLMHKMMGTPEILPLAGIPSRQIHGIGSGVTFHLNNQKFNILTLYSRISKERRRPKEEDSTPINKIFHAENNPDGTTQYTLIDHVKNMCGLIDGFIYVADAEVHKKHNRPTEFAQIMAMLDPALGPSNRPLLVLSCISDAEMKRIPCVYVAHQLQLNLLGQPWLIQDTEAASLAGLLDGIHWLLKQTEHRNTQ
- the fbxo4 gene encoding F-box only protein 4 isoform X3, encoding MSFLTPKDLSYLGSTSCYWRLAVQDPLLWRHFLIRDVPSWPAMDWKSLPEAKIFDRSLPAFHNDASYDYMAAYKKCYSCCKQSLRSRQPTYGAMASFFQSLITQAEPRFAMFGPGLEDLSESLMHKMMGTPEILPLAGIPSRQIHGIGSGVTFHLNNQKFNILTLYSRISKERRRPKEEDSTPINKIFHAENNPDGTTQYTLIDHVKNMCGLIDGFIYVADAEVHKKHNRPTEFAQIMAMLDPALGPSNRPLLVLSCISDAEMKRIPCVYVAHQLQLNLLGQPWLIQDTEAASLAGLLDGIHWLLKQTEHRNTQ
- the fbxo4 gene encoding F-box only protein 4 isoform X2 produces the protein MGPARKPKGGLGSRPGGGRAGSAAAQRPGGLADVQLYIMSFLTPKDLSYLGSTSCYWRLAVQDPLLWRHFLIRDVPSWPAMDWKSLPEAKIFDRSLPAFHNDASYDYMAAYKKCYSCCKQSLRSRQPTYGAMASFFQSLITQAEPRFAMFGPGLEDLSESLMHKMMGTPEILPLAGIPSRQIHGIGSGVTFHLNNQKFNILTLYSRISKERRRPKEEDSTPINKIFHAENNPDGTTQYTLIDHVKNMCGLIDGFIYVADAEVHKKHNRPTEFAQIMAMLDPALGPSNRPLLVLSCISDAEMKRIPCVYVAHQLQLNLLGQPWLIQDTEAASLAGLLDGIHWLLKQTEHRNTQ